In Burkholderia sp. NRF60-BP8, a single window of DNA contains:
- the pyrR gene encoding bifunctional pyr operon transcriptional regulator/uracil phosphoribosyltransferase PyrR, protein MSPIDAEALYRVLLDQIRAAYGTAFAEPGGPRLAGIHSGGAWLAERLARDLGAPAFGVVNVALHRDDYAKKGLHSQASPTSLPFDVDGARIVLVDDVLYTGRTVRAALNELFDYGRPAAVELAVLADRGGRELPVAARFAGGTLDVPADATLVLARDDTRFTLHAEPHGT, encoded by the coding sequence ATGAGCCCCATTGACGCCGAGGCGCTTTACCGCGTCCTGCTCGACCAGATCCGCGCCGCGTACGGCACGGCGTTCGCCGAACCGGGCGGCCCGCGGCTCGCCGGCATTCATAGCGGCGGCGCATGGCTCGCCGAGCGCCTCGCGCGCGATCTCGGCGCACCGGCGTTCGGCGTCGTCAACGTCGCACTGCACCGCGACGACTACGCGAAGAAGGGGCTGCACAGCCAGGCCAGCCCGACGTCGCTGCCGTTCGACGTCGACGGCGCGCGCATCGTGCTCGTCGACGACGTGCTGTACACCGGCCGCACCGTGCGCGCCGCGCTCAACGAGCTGTTCGACTACGGCCGTCCGGCTGCGGTCGAACTCGCGGTGCTCGCCGATCGCGGCGGCCGCGAGCTGCCGGTCGCCGCGCGCTTCGCGGGCGGCACGCTCGACGTGCCGGCCGACGCGACGCTCGTGCTCGCGCGCGACGATACGCGGTTCACGCTGCACGCCGAGCCGCACGGCACCTGA
- a CDS encoding aspartate carbamoyltransferase catalytic subunit, whose product MTTDTTGRTGNPAAAASPDRFRYGFLKGNPQLTKNGELKHLLSIEGLPRSIVNHILDTAEQFVSVTDREVKKVPLLRGKSVFNLFFENSTRTRTTFEIAATRLSADVLNLNINASSTSKGESLLDTINNLSAMHADLFVVRHASSGAPYLIAEHCAPHVHVINAGDGRHAHPTQGLLDMYTIRHYKRDFTKLRVAIVGDILHSRVARSDIHALTTLGVPEVRAIGPRTLLPGGLEQMGVKVFHNLDEGLKGVDVIIMLRLQNERMSGALLPSAQEYFKTWGLTPERLALAAPDAIVMHPGPMNRGVEIDSQVADGPQSVILNQVTFGIAVRMAVMGIVAGNSD is encoded by the coding sequence ATGACCACCGACACCACTGGCCGCACCGGCAATCCCGCGGCGGCCGCGAGCCCCGACCGGTTTCGCTACGGGTTCCTGAAGGGCAACCCGCAGCTCACGAAAAACGGCGAGCTGAAGCACCTGCTGTCGATCGAGGGCCTGCCGCGCTCGATCGTCAATCACATCCTCGATACGGCCGAGCAGTTCGTCAGCGTGACGGATCGCGAGGTGAAGAAGGTGCCGCTGCTGCGCGGCAAGTCCGTGTTCAACCTGTTCTTCGAGAACTCGACGCGCACGCGCACGACCTTCGAGATCGCCGCGACGCGCCTGTCGGCCGACGTGCTGAACCTGAACATCAATGCGTCGTCGACGAGCAAGGGCGAATCGCTGCTCGACACGATCAACAACCTGTCGGCGATGCATGCCGACCTGTTCGTCGTGCGCCACGCGTCGAGCGGCGCGCCGTACCTGATCGCCGAGCACTGCGCGCCGCACGTGCACGTGATCAACGCCGGCGACGGGCGCCACGCGCACCCGACGCAGGGCCTGCTCGACATGTACACGATCCGCCACTACAAGCGCGACTTCACGAAGCTGCGCGTGGCGATCGTCGGCGACATCCTGCATTCGCGCGTCGCACGCTCCGACATCCATGCGCTCACCACGCTCGGCGTGCCGGAAGTGCGCGCGATCGGCCCGCGCACGCTGCTGCCGGGCGGGCTCGAGCAGATGGGCGTGAAGGTGTTCCACAACCTCGACGAGGGGCTGAAGGGCGTCGACGTGATCATCATGCTGCGCCTGCAGAACGAACGGATGAGCGGCGCGCTGCTGCCGTCCGCGCAGGAGTACTTCAAGACGTGGGGCCTGACGCCCGAGCGCCTCGCGCTCGCCGCGCCCGACGCGATCGTGATGCACCCGGGCCCGATGAACCGCGGCGTCGAGATCGATTCACAGGTCGCCGACGGTCCGCAGTCGGTGATCCTCAACCAGGTCACGTTCGGCATCGCCGTGCGGATGGCGGTGATGGGCATCGTCGCCGGCAACAGCGACTGA
- a CDS encoding dihydroorotase, with protein MKIHIKGGTLIDPVAGTEGQANVFVADGKIAALGSAPAGFNADRTIDASGLIVAPGLVDLCARLREPGYEHKATLASEMAAAVAGGVTTLVCPPDTDPVLDEPGLVEMLKFRARNLRQANVHPLGALTVGLKGEVITEMVALTESGCVGFTHANVPVRDTQVLLRALQYASTYGYTTWLRPLDAFIGRGGVAASGALASRLGLSGVPVAAETIALHTIFELMRVTGARVHLARLSSAAGLALVRAAKAEGLPVTCDVSANHLHLIDVDIGYFDSQFRLDPPLRGERDREAIRAALADGTIDAICSDHTPVDDDEKLLPFGEATPGATGLELLLSLTLKWADETRTPLAQALRRITSAPADVLQLPAGRLAEGGAADLCVFDPRAHWRVEPRALKSQGHNSPFLGYELPAIVRTTLVAGQIAFERH; from the coding sequence ATGAAGATTCATATCAAAGGCGGCACGCTGATCGACCCGGTCGCCGGCACCGAAGGGCAGGCCAACGTATTCGTCGCGGACGGCAAGATCGCCGCGCTTGGCAGCGCGCCGGCCGGTTTCAACGCGGACAGGACGATCGACGCGTCGGGCCTGATCGTCGCGCCCGGCCTCGTCGACCTGTGCGCGCGGCTACGCGAGCCCGGCTACGAGCACAAGGCGACGCTCGCGTCCGAGATGGCCGCGGCCGTCGCGGGCGGCGTCACGACGCTCGTGTGCCCGCCGGACACCGACCCCGTGCTCGACGAGCCGGGCCTCGTCGAAATGCTCAAGTTCCGCGCGCGCAACCTGCGGCAGGCGAACGTGCATCCGCTCGGCGCGCTGACGGTCGGCCTCAAGGGCGAGGTGATCACCGAGATGGTCGCGCTGACCGAATCCGGCTGCGTCGGCTTCACGCACGCCAACGTGCCGGTGCGCGACACGCAGGTGCTGCTGCGCGCGCTGCAATACGCGAGCACCTACGGCTACACGACGTGGCTGCGTCCGCTCGACGCGTTCATCGGCCGCGGCGGCGTGGCCGCGAGCGGCGCGCTCGCGTCGCGGCTCGGGCTCTCCGGCGTGCCGGTCGCGGCCGAGACGATCGCACTGCACACCATTTTCGAACTGATGCGCGTCACGGGCGCGCGCGTGCACCTCGCACGCCTGTCGTCGGCGGCCGGGCTCGCGCTCGTGCGCGCGGCGAAGGCCGAAGGGCTGCCGGTGACCTGCGACGTCAGCGCGAACCACCTGCACCTGATCGACGTCGACATCGGCTACTTCGATTCGCAGTTCCGGCTCGACCCGCCGCTGCGCGGCGAGCGCGACCGTGAAGCGATCCGCGCGGCGCTCGCCGACGGCACGATCGATGCGATTTGCTCGGATCACACGCCGGTCGACGATGACGAGAAGCTGCTGCCGTTCGGTGAAGCGACGCCGGGCGCGACGGGGCTCGAGCTGCTGCTGTCGCTGACGCTGAAGTGGGCGGACGAGACGCGCACGCCGCTCGCGCAGGCGCTGCGCCGCATCACGTCCGCGCCGGCCGACGTGCTGCAACTGCCGGCGGGGCGCCTCGCCGAAGGCGGCGCGGCCGACCTGTGCGTATTCGATCCGCGCGCGCACTGGCGCGTCGAGCCGCGTGCGCTGAAGAGCCAGGGCCACAACTCGCCGTTCCTCGGCTACGAACTGCCGGCCATCGTGCGCACGACGCTCGTCGCCGGGCAGATCGCGTTCGAGCGCCACTGA